CACCTGCTGTGAGGCGATCATGGCCAGCATGACCCCGGCGCCGCGCATGGCCTGAATGCCGGCGAACTCCCAGAAGCCCCACTCATCGGTCACGACGCGGGCGTCCCACATGCCCCAGGCGGCCAGCATGAAGCCGACGAACATCAGGATGCGGGCGTCGACCTTGCGCACCAGGCGCCCGGCGAGGGGGCCAGTGGCGAACATGGCGAGCCCCGAGACCACCATGGTGGTGCCCACCTCGGCCGCCGAATAGCCGCGCACCCGGCCCAGAAACAGCGGCAGCAGGAAGGTGCCGCCGAACAGGGCCGCGCCGACGATGAAGGTCATCAACACTCCCACCACGAAGTTGCGGTTGCCGAAGGCGCGCAGCTCCACGATCGGATTGCGATAGCTGAGCGAGCGCCAGATGAAGGCCGGGCCGCAGACGGCGGCGACGACGCTGAGCAGCAGGATCCGGTCGTCGGCGAACCAGTCCTCCTTGGCGCCTTCCTCCAGCACGAACTGCAGGCCCATCAGAAAAGCCGCCATCAGCATCAGGCCCCACCAGTCAAAGCCCTTGGCCAGACTGGGGTCGCCCTTGTCGAAATGGGCGTATCGCCCGACCAGGAACAGGACGATCACGCCGGGAAAGACGTTGATGAAGAACAGCCAGCGCCAACTAAGCCATTCCGTCAGATGGCCCCCCAGCGTCGGGCCGACGGTCGGCGCCAGCGTCACGATCAGCCCCATGATGACGCTGGCCGTCACGCGCCGCTCGGGCGGGAAGGCGGTGAAGGCCACCGCGAAGACGGTCGGGATCATCGCCCCGCCGACAAACCCCTGCAGCGCGCGGAAGACGATCATCATCTCGATGGAGGACGACAGGCCGACCATGACGCTCATGATCAGGAAGCCGAAGCAGGACGCGAGGAACACCTTTCGCGTGCCCCATAGCCGCGACAGATAGCCCGACAGGGGGATCATCACGACTTCGGGGATCAGATAGGCGGTCTGGATCCAGCTGATCTCATCGGCCGAAGCGCCGACCCCGGCCTGAATCTGCGGCAGGGAGGCGGCGACGATCTGTATGTCCAGAATGGCCATGAACTGGCCGATGACCATGCCGGCGAAGCCGAGCAGCAGGACCGTCCAGTTGATCTCGGGCTGGGCGGCTGGGGCCGATGACGCGGCCGCGTCGGTCACGGGGCGGGGCTCGGGTTGGCGGCTTCGGCGAAGGCGGCGCCGCCCGGGCTCTTCAGATCGACCTTGACCTCGACCGACAGGCCGGGGCGCAGGGCGATCGGCTGACCCTTGTCGTCGTGCTCGACCGCGATGCGGACCGGGACGCGCTGGGTGATCTTGGTGAAGTTGCCGGTGGCGTTCTCGACCGGGATCAGGGCGAACTCAGAGCCGGTGGCCGGGGCGAAGCTGTCGATCCGGCCTTGGAGCGACCGGCCGGGGAAGGCGTCAGCCTTGATCTCGACCGCCTGGCCCAGGCGCATGCGCCCGACCTGCGTCTCCTTGAAGTTGGCGACCACATAGGCGTCCGTCAGCGGCACCACCGACATCAGCTGGCCGCCCGCCTGAACGACCTGACCCGCGCGCGCGCCGCGCGCCCCGACGACGCCCGCCACCGGGGCGCGGATCACCGTGCGCTCAAGCGTCAGTTTCGCCTGTTCGACCAGGGCGCGCGCCTGCTCCACGGCGGCCACGCTCTGCTGGCGGGACGAACCGAGGGCGGCGACGGCGCGCTGTTCGGCGGTCAGGGCGGCCTGGGCCTGGGCGACCGAGGCGCGGGCGGTTTCGGCCGTGGCGCGCTGGGTCTCGATGCGCTGCTGCGAGACCCAGCCCTGGGCGGCCAACTTGCCGTAGCGGTCGACCTCGGCGCGGGCGAGATTGGCCTGGGCCTCGGCCTGGGTCACGGCGGCGGCGCGCGCGGCGACGGTGGCCTGCTCCTGCTCGGCGCGGGCGTCGACATTGGCCACGGCGGCGCTCAGGGCCGCCAGATTGGCCTCGGCCTGGGCCAGGGCCGCGCGGGCGTCGGCGTCGTCCAGCCGGACCAGCACCTGACCGGCCTCGACGCGCTGGTTATCCTTGACCAGGACCTCGACCACCTCGCCGTTGATGCGGGGGCTGACGGCCACGGTGTCCGCCTGAACGAAGGCGTTGTCGGTGGCTTCCCAGCGCTGTTTGCCCTGCCACCAGACCACGCCGCCGACGATGAGGCCGAGGCCGACGACGCCGGCGACGATCAGGGGCAGACGCTTCTTGAGCGCGGCGGGGAGGGCCATGGAGAGACAGCTCGCTTGGAATTTCGCGCGTAAAATGGACGGCGGCGTCTAGAATACAACCCCGAACCGCGCCTTTTTGTCGCAGCGTGTCGCGCGGGCGACGTTGACGCCGCGCGCCGGGGAGGCGAAGCGGGGGCATGGCTCCGTTGAAATCCGCGTCCCGCCAGAAGAAGGCCGTTCAGAAGGCCGGCCTGACCCCGCCGCCCGGCAAGCGCTCGCGCCAGCCGAAGACGGCCCCCGTCGGGGCGATTATCGCCTGGCCGCCGGATGAGGATCGGGTGGAGGAGATCTTCGTCCGCCTGTCCGGCGTCATGCCCGACCCCAAGACCGAGCTGGAATTCGTCAATCCCTACACCCTGGTGGTGGCGGTCGCCCTGTCGGCCCAGGCGACCGACGTGGGGGTCAATAAGGCCACGCGCGCCTTGTTCGCCGTGGCCGACACGCCGCAGAAAATGCTGGCCCTGGGCGAGGAGGGGCTGATCCCGCTGATCTCGTCGATCGGCCTGTATCGCACCAAGGCGAAGAACGTCATCGCCGCCGCGCGGATGCTGGTCGAGAAGCACGGCGGCGAGGTGCCGCTGAACCGCGCCGACCTGCAGGCTCTGCCGGGCGTGGGGCGCAAGACCGCCAGCGTGGTGCTGAACGAACTGGGGATCGAGCCGGCCATCGCGGTGGACACCCACGTCTTCCGTGTCTCGCATCGGCTGGGCTTGGCCAACGCTTCGACGCCGGACAAGGTCGAGGCCCAGCTGCATCAGGTGGTGCCGGAGGCCTGGCTGCCCAAGGCCCACCATTGGCTGATCCTGCACGGCCGCTACACCTGTCTGGCCCAGCGGCCGAAGTGCGCGGGATGCGTGATCTCGGACCTGTGCCCGTCGCGGGCCAGCTTCATGGGCGTGTAGGCCTAGCGCTCCAGCCGCGCCCGCACCGCCTGACCGAAGCGGGCGCCAGCTTCAGGCGCGGCGGCCAGGTAGAAGTCCGGCTCGATCAGTTCGGCCTCCATCAGCACCCAGTCGCCGTCGTCGCCCTTCGTCATGTCGATGCGGGCGTAGAGGAGGTCTTCGTCGATGACGGCCAGGGTGCGTTCGGCCAGATCCAGCGCGCCCTGAGGCGCGGCCTTCAGCGCCTGGTATTGTCCGCCGTACTGGGTCTGGATGCGGAACTCGCCCGCCGCGCCGGGGCGCTTGTTCACGACGTGGCTCAGTTCGCCGCCGAAATAGAGCAGGGAGGTCTCGCCCTCGGTCTCGATGGCCTTGAGATAGGGCTGGATCATCGTCCCGCCGACGGGGGCATTGGCCAGAGCCACGTCCAAGGGTTCGCCCGCCGTCACCCGCAGGGTGCGCCAGGCGCCGCCCGAGACGGTGGGCTTGACGATCAGGGTTTCGGCGCCTGTCGCGGCGAAGGCGGCTTCCAGAACCGCAGCGTCGACGTGGTCGGCGAAGATCGTCTCGGGCACGGCGACGCCTTTCTCCCCCAGGCGGGCCAGATAGCGTTTGTCGGCGTTCCAGCGCAGGGTCGCGGCTGGATTGGCCAGGGGCGCGCCCGCCTCGGCCCAGGTCGTGCAGGCCTGGACCCAGCGGTCGTGGCCCTGATGATAGCCCCAGACCAGCAGCGGCAGGACCAGGGGGAAGTCCATCAGGGCGCGGGCGTTCTCGACGTGATCGGTCCAGGGCGTCGGCCGCGCCGTGATCCCCGCCGTCGCCAGCGCCTCGCCCAGCCGGTCCAGCACGCCCGGCCACAGGGTCGAATAGGTGGGGTCGGCCGGGTCGGGGGTCAGGACGGCGACGTCGGTCATAGGCGCGGCTCCGCAAGGCCCGGCGAGGGCGGTGTGCAACAGGTCCATCGGCTTTAGGCCGCCGCCGGATCGGCGTGAAGGGCCGCTTTTCGCACGGCAGCGGGGCCGGCGCACTGGCGCGCGGCCGTCTCGCCCGCTATGGGGCGGACATGACCCAATCCCTGCCCGCCTTCGCCCAAAACGCCCGTTTCGACGTCTGCGCCCTGGGCAACGCCATCGTCGACGTCCTGGCGCCGTGCGATGCGGCCTTCCTGGAGGCCAAGGGCCTGATCCCCGGCTCGATGCAGCTGGTCGACGAGGCGCAGAGCGCGACCCTGTATGACGCCATGGCGGCGGGGGTCGAGGCCTCGGGCGGATCGGCGGGCAACACCGTGGCGGGCGTCGGCTCGTTCGGCGGGCGCGCCGCCTATATCGGCAAGGTGGCCAAGGACACCCTGGGCGAGGTCTTCAGCCACGACATCCGCGCTGTCGGCGTCCACTTCGACACCCCCGTGCTGGAAGACGGCGCCGGTAAGGGTTTCGGCACCGGCCGCTGCCTGATCAACGTCACGCCGGACGGCCAGCGCACCATGTGCACCTTCCTGGGCGCCGCCAACCAGCTGACGACGGCCGACGTCGACGCGGGCGTGATCGGCGACAGCGCCATCGTCTATCTGGAAGGCTATCTGTTCGATCCGGCCCCGGCCCGCGCGGCTTTCGAGGCCGCCGCCGCCGCCGCCCATGCGGCGGGCCGCAAGGTCGCCATCACCCTGTCGGACAGCTTCGTGGTGCACCGCTGGCGCGCTGAACTGCTGGCCTTCATCGAGAGCTCGGCTGACATCGTCCTGGCCAATGAGGCCGAGCTGCACGCCCTGTTCGAGACCGAGGACTTTGACCACGCCGCCGCCCACCTTGGCCGCATCGTCGAGGTGGCGGCCGTGACGCGCGGCGCCGCCGGTTCGGTGCTGTTCCGCGGCGGCGAGCGGGTCGAGGTCGCCGCCTATCCGGTCGAGAAGGTCGTCGACACCACGGGCGCCGGGGATCAGTACGCGGCGGGCGTTCTGCTGGGCCTGTCGCGCGGCCTGTCCCTGGCCGAGGCCGGGGCGTTGGGTTCGCTGGCCGCGTCGGAAGTCATCGCCCACTGGGGTCCGCGTCCGATGGTCGGGCTGAAGGATCTGGCGGCGCAGCACGGCCTGAGCCTCTAAGAGCCGCGACAAAGGGTCGGACGCCGCGCCCGCTTGCCGTGGGGCGCTGGGCCGCGTAATCGGCGGCCCATGTTCGGCCTCGCCAATCCCGACCGCTTCATGCGCTTCACCGGCCCCCTGGTTCCGGTGCTGTGGATCTGCGCGCTCGGCCTGCTGCTGCTGGGGACGTGGTTCAGCTTCGCCGCGCCGGGCGACTATCAGCAGGGCGACACGGTGCGCATCATGTTCATTCACGTCCCGGCGGCGTCGCTGGGGCTGATGGCCTATGGAGCGCTGGGTGTCTCTAGCTTCTTCGCCCTGGTGTTCCGCCATCCGCTGGCCGATGCAGCGGCGCGGGCGGCCGCCGTGCCGGGTGCGGCCTTGACCGCCCTGGCCCTGGTCACCGGCGCCCTGTGGGGCCAGCCCATGTGGGGGACGTGGTGGGTGTGGGACGCGCGCCTGACCTCGGTGCTGGTGCTGTTCCTCTTCTACCTCGGCTATATGGCCCTGCGCAGCTCGATCGACGATGAGGCCAAGGCGGCGCGGGCGGCGGCGGTGCTGGGTCTGGTCGGCCTGATCAACCTGCCGATCGTCAAGTTCTCGGTCGATTGGTGGAACACCCTGCACCAGCCCGCGTCGCTGCTGCGGTCGGGCGGGACCAGCGTGGACCCGGTCTTCCTGCCCGCCCTGCTGACGATGATGGCGGCCTACGCCGTGCTGTTCGGGGCGATCTGGCTGACGTCGATCCGCACCGAGGTCCGTCGCCGTCGTGTTCTGACCCTTCGCGCCCGCGCGGCGCTGGAAGCCTGATGGAGTTGTCTCATGCTTGATCTGGACATGAGCCCCTACGGCGCCTTCGTCTGGCCCGCTTGGGGGATCAGCGCCGTGGTGCTGGCCGCCCTGTCGGCGCGCGCCCTGATCGCCGCCCGCCGCTGGAAGCGGGAGCTGGCCCGGCTGGAGGCCGCGCGTAAATGAAGCGCTGGCTGGCCCTGCTGCCCATCGTCGTTCTGGTCGCGCTGGGCGTCTTTCTGATGACGCAGATGGACCGGATGGCGGGCGACCCCGCCGCCGGGCCGACCTATCGTCCCGACGCGCTGGTCGGTCAGCTCATCCCCGAGACGACGGTCCTGCCCATCCTGTCGGACGGCAAGGCCAGCGACGACCTTCTGGACCTGAAGACGGCGGGCGTGGGCAAGCCGATGATCGTCAACGTCTTCGCCAGCTGGTGCGCGCCGTGCCGCCTGGAGCATCCGCAGCTGATGGAGCTGAAGGAGCAGGGGATCG
Above is a window of Brevundimonas naejangsanensis DNA encoding:
- a CDS encoding DHA2 family efflux MFS transporter permease subunit, whose product is MTDAAASSAPAAQPEINWTVLLLGFAGMVIGQFMAILDIQIVAASLPQIQAGVGASADEISWIQTAYLIPEVVMIPLSGYLSRLWGTRKVFLASCFGFLIMSVMVGLSSSIEMMIVFRALQGFVGGAMIPTVFAVAFTAFPPERRVTASVIMGLIVTLAPTVGPTLGGHLTEWLSWRWLFFINVFPGVIVLFLVGRYAHFDKGDPSLAKGFDWWGLMLMAAFLMGLQFVLEEGAKEDWFADDRILLLSVVAAVCGPAFIWRSLSYRNPIVELRAFGNRNFVVGVLMTFIVGAALFGGTFLLPLFLGRVRGYSAAEVGTTMVVSGLAMFATGPLAGRLVRKVDARILMFVGFMLAAWGMWDARVVTDEWGFWEFAGIQAMRGAGVMLAMIASQQVTMATLPPHMVKNASGLVNLARNVGGAFGLAILNTSLTQNTALHMAELTSAIDQTHQGVRDMIAGMAVRFSGSIDPQASALKAVYGMLQKQATTLAFGDAFALLAIGCACAGFLTLLSKPAKPNAAAASSDVH
- a CDS encoding HlyD family secretion protein, with translation MALPAALKKRLPLIVAGVVGLGLIVGGVVWWQGKQRWEATDNAFVQADTVAVSPRINGEVVEVLVKDNQRVEAGQVLVRLDDADARAALAQAEANLAALSAAVANVDARAEQEQATVAARAAAVTQAEAQANLARAEVDRYGKLAAQGWVSQQRIETQRATAETARASVAQAQAALTAEQRAVAALGSSRQQSVAAVEQARALVEQAKLTLERTVIRAPVAGVVGARGARAGQVVQAGGQLMSVVPLTDAYVVANFKETQVGRMRLGQAVEIKADAFPGRSLQGRIDSFAPATGSEFALIPVENATGNFTKITQRVPVRIAVEHDDKGQPIALRPGLSVEVKVDLKSPGGAAFAEAANPSPAP
- the nth gene encoding endonuclease III produces the protein MAPLKSASRQKKAVQKAGLTPPPGKRSRQPKTAPVGAIIAWPPDEDRVEEIFVRLSGVMPDPKTELEFVNPYTLVVAVALSAQATDVGVNKATRALFAVADTPQKMLALGEEGLIPLISSIGLYRTKAKNVIAAARMLVEKHGGEVPLNRADLQALPGVGRKTASVVLNELGIEPAIAVDTHVFRVSHRLGLANASTPDKVEAQLHQVVPEAWLPKAHHWLILHGRYTCLAQRPKCAGCVISDLCPSRASFMGV
- a CDS encoding ATP-grasp domain-containing protein, with protein sequence MTDVAVLTPDPADPTYSTLWPGVLDRLGEALATAGITARPTPWTDHVENARALMDFPLVLPLLVWGYHQGHDRWVQACTTWAEAGAPLANPAATLRWNADKRYLARLGEKGVAVPETIFADHVDAAVLEAAFAATGAETLIVKPTVSGGAWRTLRVTAGEPLDVALANAPVGGTMIQPYLKAIETEGETSLLYFGGELSHVVNKRPGAAGEFRIQTQYGGQYQALKAAPQGALDLAERTLAVIDEDLLYARIDMTKGDDGDWVLMEAELIEPDFYLAAAPEAGARFGQAVRARLER
- a CDS encoding adenosine kinase, which translates into the protein MTQSLPAFAQNARFDVCALGNAIVDVLAPCDAAFLEAKGLIPGSMQLVDEAQSATLYDAMAAGVEASGGSAGNTVAGVGSFGGRAAYIGKVAKDTLGEVFSHDIRAVGVHFDTPVLEDGAGKGFGTGRCLINVTPDGQRTMCTFLGAANQLTTADVDAGVIGDSAIVYLEGYLFDPAPARAAFEAAAAAAHAAGRKVAITLSDSFVVHRWRAELLAFIESSADIVLANEAELHALFETEDFDHAAAHLGRIVEVAAVTRGAAGSVLFRGGERVEVAAYPVEKVVDTTGAGDQYAAGVLLGLSRGLSLAEAGALGSLAASEVIAHWGPRPMVGLKDLAAQHGLSL
- the ccmC gene encoding heme ABC transporter permease CcmC; the encoded protein is MFGLANPDRFMRFTGPLVPVLWICALGLLLLGTWFSFAAPGDYQQGDTVRIMFIHVPAASLGLMAYGALGVSSFFALVFRHPLADAAARAAAVPGAALTALALVTGALWGQPMWGTWWVWDARLTSVLVLFLFYLGYMALRSSIDDEAKAARAAAVLGLVGLINLPIVKFSVDWWNTLHQPASLLRSGGTSVDPVFLPALLTMMAAYAVLFGAIWLTSIRTEVRRRRVLTLRARAALEA
- the ccmD gene encoding heme exporter protein CcmD, yielding MLDLDMSPYGAFVWPAWGISAVVLAALSARALIAARRWKRELARLEAARK
- a CDS encoding DsbE family thiol:disulfide interchange protein, which encodes MKRWLALLPIVVLVALGVFLMTQMDRMAGDPAAGPTYRPDALVGQLIPETTVLPILSDGKASDDLLDLKTAGVGKPMIVNVFASWCAPCRLEHPQLMELKEQGIAVVGVAYKDDPVATDAFLDELGDPYRLVLVDREGRAGLDLGVSGVPESFAVDAYGTIVAKSSGPILTDADLKTLTDALNAPAR